The Pelagibius sp. CAU 1746 genomic sequence GGAGTGTTTCTGCTTCACCGAGCAGCAGCTGGCCGGCGGCGCGGAAGCCGATATGCCGGTCACCTTCTTCGTCGATCCGGCGATCGAGGAAGACCCGAACCTGGCCGAAGTGGATACCATCACCCTGTCCTACACCATGTTCGTCGACGAGGACGCGCAGAAGGAGCTGGATGCCGAACGGCAGCTCGGCAACCTGCAGGCGCCCGCCGGCGCGGCGCGGGGCGAGGGCGCGCCGGCCAGGGAAACGGCGGTGAACTGAGGTTTGAGTTTCTTGCCGGGCCCGGGAAGCGGGCGCGGCGCGAGCGAGTGCCCGCCGGCGGTTTCGGCCGTCGCGGGCAGAGGGATTTGACAAAAGGTCTCCCGAGAGAACGTCAAGGGGACCGGCCGGAGCCAAAACGGCGATTTAGAGCGGGGAATGACCATGAGTGCTGGCCACGACCAACCGAACCATCCTTACCACCTGGTGGATCCGAGCCCCTGGCCTTTCATGGGCGCGGTCTCCGGCGGCGTGCTTGCCGTCGGCATGGTGCTGTTCATGCACGACGTCACCGGCTGGTTGCTGCCGGCCGGCGTCCTGCTGGTGCTGGCGACCATGTTCCTGTGGTGGCGCGACGTCATCAAGGAAGCGGTGCACCAGGGTCATCACACCAGGGTGGTGCAGCTCGGCCTGCGCTACGGCATGATCCTCTTCATCGCTTCGGAGGTGATGTTCTTCGCCGCCTTCTTCTGGGCCTTCTTCGACGCCAGCCTGTTTCCGGGCGAGCTCAAGCAGGTGGCCCGGACCGAGGCCACCGGCGGTGTCTGGCCGCCGGTCGGCGTCGAAGTCTTCGACGCCTTCCACCTGCCTCTCCTCAACACCATGATCCTGCTGCTGTCCGGCTGCACCGTGACCTGGGCGCACCACGCCCTGCTTCACGGCGACCGTAACGGCCTGCTGCAGGGCTTGGCGCTGACCATCCTGCTGGGCATGCTGTTCACCGGCGTTCAGGCCTACGAGTACGGCCACGCGGCCTTCGGTTTCACCGATGGGATCTACGCCTCGACCTTCTTCATGGCGACGGGCTTCCACGGCTTCCACGTCATCGTCGGCACGATCTTCCTGATCGTCTGCTTCTTCCGGGCCTATGCCGGCCACTTCAAGCCGGACCATCACTTCGGCTTCGAGGCGGCGGCCTGGTACTGGCACTTCGTCGACGTGGTGTGGCTCTTCCTCTTCGTCTGCGTCTACTGGTGGGGAGGCAACTGATCGCCCCGCAAACCACCAGCCGCAGCCGCGGGGCCACGCGCCCCGGCAGGGAAGTCGAAGGGGCGCCGTCGTGACGGCGCCCCATTCCCATCCGGACCTGCCGCCGGAACCGCCCTCGGTGGTCCTCACCGGCCTCTTGTGCCGCTGCCCGCGCTGCGGCAAGGGACGGCTCTTCTCCGGCGTCCTCAGCATCGCCGAGCGCTGCAACGTCTGCGGTCTGGACCTGCGCAAGCAGGACGCCGGCGACGGCCCCGCGGTCTTCGTCATCTTCTTCCTCGGGCTGATCTTCATGCCCCTGGTGTTCTGGGTGGAGTTCTCCTTCGAGCCGCCCTGGTGGGTCCATATCGTTCTCTGGCCGCTGCCGGTGGTGATCGTCGCCCTGGCCCTGCTGCGCCCCATGAAGGGTTTCCTGGTGGCTCAGCAGTTCCGTCACCACGCCAGCGACAGCGGCACCCTCGACTACTCCGAGGGCGACCACAGCGAAGACGACAAATGAGCGCACCTGAAAGTTTCAACGGCGGCGGGGGGAAGCGGCATTTCCGGCCGACCCTCTGGGCCACCGTCTTCACCGTTCTGGCCCTCGCCATCCTGCTGGGCCTCGGCACCTGGCAGATGCAGCGTCTGTTCTGGAAGGAAGGCGAGATCGCCAAGCGCCACGAGCGCTCGCAGCCGCCGGGCATCCAGCTTCCGGACGATTTTTCCGATATCGAGGCCCTGGAATTCACCCGCGTCAACCTGAAGGGCCGTTTCCTCCACGGCCAGGAGTTCTACCTGGGCGCCCGCACCGAGAACGGGCGGGTCGGCCTCAACGTGGTGACGCCCTTCGCGCTGGACGACGGCCGCGCCATCCTGATCAACCGAGGCTGGGTGCCGGAGGACAAGCGCGATCCGGCGGCCCGGGCCGAAGGTCAGCTTCAGGGCGAGGTCGAAATCTCGGCCCTGCTGCGAAGCGACGGCTGGAAAGGCCTGGAGTTCGCCAAGCCGCCCAACGATCCTGAAGAGCGCTTCTACTTCTGGCCCGACCTGCCGGTCATGGCGGACTACGTGGACCGGCCGATCATCACCGCGGTCTATGCCGACGCCGTGGCCTCCGATATCCCCGGCGGCCTGCCGATCGGCGGCCAGACCCGCATCCGGCTGAAGAACGACCACCTGGAATACGCCATCACCTGGTATTCCTTCGCCGTCATCCTGGCGGTGATCTACGTCCTCTTCCACTACCGCCGCGAGGACGAGACTTCCCCCGAGGCCTGAGCGCGGCGGTATCTTGATGTGGACCTGCCGGCGTGCCACCTAGAATGCGTGGCTTTGTCTGAAGCTAGGAACGATCTCGCATGACCGCTTACGACGAACTGTCCAAGAAATTCAAGCGCCTGCACGCCCTGCAGGAGGCGGCGGGCGTGCTGGGCTGGGACATGTCGGCGATGATGCCGGCCGGCGGCGCCGAGGCGCGCACCGAGCAGCTGGCGACCCTCAGCGTCGTCTGCCACGAGATCCTGACCGACCCCAACCTGGACGAGCTCTTCGACAAGGCCTCGGCGGAGGCCAAGGGCCTGGATAGCTGGACCCAGGCGAACCTGGCGGAGATGCGGCGGCGCTGGCTGCACGCCACCGCCCTGGAGAGCGACCTGGTGGAAGCGCTCTCCAAGGCCTGCAAGCGCTGCGAGATGATCTGGCGGAAGGCGAGGCCCAAGTCCGACTTCGCCACCGTGCTGCCGGCCCTGAAGGAGGTGCTGAACCTGACCCGCCAGGCCGCGGCGGCCAAGGCCGAGCGCCTCGGTTGCTCGCTCTACGACGCCCTGCTGGACGAATACGAGCCCGGCGGCAAGTCGGCGCGCATCGACGCGGTCTTCGCCGACCTGGCGGCCTTCCTGCCGGGCTTCCTCTCCGACGTGCTGGACCGCCAGGCCGCGCAGCCGGCGGCCTTGCCCCTGGAAGGGCCCTTCCCGGTCGCAAAGCAGGAGGCGCTGGCCCGCAAGCTCATGGCCGCCGTCGGCTTCGACTTCGAGCACGGGCGCCTCGACGTCTCCCTGCACCCCTTCTGCGGCGGCGTGCCCGACGACGTGCGCATCACCACCCGCTACAACGAGGACGACTTCATGACCGCCCTCATGGGCGTGCTGCACGAAACCGGCCATGCCATGTACGAGCGCGGGCTGCCCGCCGAGTGGCGCCTGCAGCCGGTGGGCGAGGCGCGCGGCATGGCCATGCACGAGAGCCAGTCCCTCATGGTCGAGATGCAGGCCTGCCGCAGCCGGGAGTTCGTGGAATTCCTGGCGCCGCTGGCGCGCGAGGCCTTCGGCGGCTCGGGCCCGGCCTGGGAGGCCGACAACCTGCTGCGCCACTACAACAATGTGAAGCCGGACTTCATCCGCGTCGACGCCGACGAGGTCACCTACCCGGCCCACGTCATCCTGCGCTACCGCCTGGAAAAGGCGCTGATCGCCGGGGAGATGGAGCTGGAGGCCCTGCCCGGCGAGTGGAACAAGGGCATGCAGGAACTCCTCGGCGTGACCCCGCCGGAGGACCGCCTGGGCTGCCTGCAGGACATCCACTGGTACGACGGCGCCTGGGGCTACTTCCCGACCTACACCCTGGGGGCCATGACCGCGGCCCAGCTCTTCGCCGCCGCCAGGAAGGCCCGCCCGGAGATCCCCGAGGCCCTCGGCAGGGGCGACTTCGCGCCGCTGATGGGCTGGCTGGCCGAGCACGTCCACGCCCAGGCCTCCTCGGCCGGCTTCGAGCAGATCCTCGAGAAGGCCACCGGCGCGCCCTTGAACCCGAAGATCTTCGAGGCCCATCTGAAGGCGCGTTATCTGCCGTAATGAGCTGAATTTGTGGATTTTTTCCACGGCGTTTACGATTCATTGACCCTGTTTGAACCGGCACCGGGCTTTCCGCGACCTATGGGCAACAAACCCATAGGGGAAGTGGAGAGAACCGATGACCGATATCCGAAATTCGATGGGCGCCTTCGGGGGGCTCAGGGCCTCCGTTCTGGCCCTCGGCGTGGCCGGGGCGCTCAGCGGCTCCATGGCCGGCACCGCCCAGGCGGACCATCAGGCGCCCCAGCAGGGCCTCGTCGACCAGATGGCCGCCCAGCTCGCCGCGCGCAGCGACGCCTTCGCCGCCACCACCGCCGGCATCAATGTGATGCCGATCAAGATGGCCGGCTCCTGCCCGCGCGCCTTCATGCTGCAGGTCGATTTCGGCGCCCGGTCGCCGGGGACCCTGTCCTACCGGATCGAAACCCTGGACGGCCGCACCTCGCAGGTCTTCGAGACCCGCGCCGGTGCGCGGGAAGACGGCCTCTTCGGCGCCCGCGTGGGCCACATGGTGGCCCTGGCGAAGCTCGAGGACGGCGAAACCGATCCCTCGCTGGTGAAGTTCGATAATCCGGCGCGCCTGGCCGCCGAGGCCGAGTCCGAACCCGGATTCTTCGAACGCCTGTTCGGCGCCGCGCCGGCCGAAGACCCCTCCAGGGGCCTGCTGGAGCAGAGCTTCCGGGTCAAGGTCGTGGCGCCCAACGAGGTGATCTCCGCCTTCGATCAGGTCAGCGTCAGCTGCGGGGACGATGTGCTGCGTCCCTCCTCGGCGGCCAGCCTCGCCGAGAGCCAGCAGGACGACCGTGAACGCGATACGCCGGACCGTGGACGCGACACCCCGGACGGCGGCCGCGATACGCCCGACCGTGGCACCCCGGACCGCGACAGCGGTCGAGGGACCGACGCCGCCGGCGGCCCGGTCGACTGACCGCCGCGCTGCGGGCAGGCCCGGGCAGGCCGAGGCGCAGGCCAAGCCGCGGGAGAGAGCCGGCCGCCTGCGTGCGATGCAAAGGTTAACCTGGTTTCTCCCGGGCGCTTTCCGGGGGCCGGTCCAAGGACGGGAGGCGGGTGCCGCGGGTTGCGGCACCCCCTTCGCCGTGTCTAGATTAGCCTTTCCGCGAAGGGAATCCATGGACCGCTGGCGATGAAGTACGTTTCCACCCGGGGCGAGGCCCCGGAGCTCTCCTTTGACGAGGTCCTGCTGACCGGGCTGGCCCGCGACGGAGGGCTTTACCTGCCCGCAAGCTGGCCGGAGTTCTCCGCTCAGGAGATC encodes the following:
- a CDS encoding cytochrome c oxidase subunit 3; the encoded protein is MSAGHDQPNHPYHLVDPSPWPFMGAVSGGVLAVGMVLFMHDVTGWLLPAGVLLVLATMFLWWRDVIKEAVHQGHHTRVVQLGLRYGMILFIASEVMFFAAFFWAFFDASLFPGELKQVARTEATGGVWPPVGVEVFDAFHLPLLNTMILLLSGCTVTWAHHALLHGDRNGLLQGLALTILLGMLFTGVQAYEYGHAAFGFTDGIYASTFFMATGFHGFHVIVGTIFLIVCFFRAYAGHFKPDHHFGFEAAAWYWHFVDVVWLFLFVCVYWWGGN
- a CDS encoding DUF983 domain-containing protein, with amino-acid sequence MTAPHSHPDLPPEPPSVVLTGLLCRCPRCGKGRLFSGVLSIAERCNVCGLDLRKQDAGDGPAVFVIFFLGLIFMPLVFWVEFSFEPPWWVHIVLWPLPVVIVALALLRPMKGFLVAQQFRHHASDSGTLDYSEGDHSEDDK
- a CDS encoding SURF1 family protein, which produces MSAPESFNGGGGKRHFRPTLWATVFTVLALAILLGLGTWQMQRLFWKEGEIAKRHERSQPPGIQLPDDFSDIEALEFTRVNLKGRFLHGQEFYLGARTENGRVGLNVVTPFALDDGRAILINRGWVPEDKRDPAARAEGQLQGEVEISALLRSDGWKGLEFAKPPNDPEERFYFWPDLPVMADYVDRPIITAVYADAVASDIPGGLPIGGQTRIRLKNDHLEYAITWYSFAVILAVIYVLFHYRREDETSPEA
- a CDS encoding carboxypeptidase M32 yields the protein MTAYDELSKKFKRLHALQEAAGVLGWDMSAMMPAGGAEARTEQLATLSVVCHEILTDPNLDELFDKASAEAKGLDSWTQANLAEMRRRWLHATALESDLVEALSKACKRCEMIWRKARPKSDFATVLPALKEVLNLTRQAAAAKAERLGCSLYDALLDEYEPGGKSARIDAVFADLAAFLPGFLSDVLDRQAAQPAALPLEGPFPVAKQEALARKLMAAVGFDFEHGRLDVSLHPFCGGVPDDVRITTRYNEDDFMTALMGVLHETGHAMYERGLPAEWRLQPVGEARGMAMHESQSLMVEMQACRSREFVEFLAPLAREAFGGSGPAWEADNLLRHYNNVKPDFIRVDADEVTYPAHVILRYRLEKALIAGEMELEALPGEWNKGMQELLGVTPPEDRLGCLQDIHWYDGAWGYFPTYTLGAMTAAQLFAAARKARPEIPEALGRGDFAPLMGWLAEHVHAQASSAGFEQILEKATGAPLNPKIFEAHLKARYLP